The DNA sequence AAATATTCCTGAGTGGCATTCTTTGGTGAGGCTAAAAAATAAATCAGTTTGTTCGGAACATCAAAAAACTCTGGCTTTATCACATCAAAAGCATCTTTTGTAATCAGCGTTTCTTTCCCGTTTAAATCTATTTTATAGATATGTCTCCAGCCATCTTTTTCAGATAACCATAAAAATTCTTTACCGTTATTGATCCAGTCCCAGCCACTAGGATCATTATCATTCCAACGGGATTTGATGTCAATCCATGCAGGATCTGTTTCAGTATAAATGGTTTTACTGTTCCCGGAATTAGCATCCGCAACAATTACTTTACTTTGATTTTGTTTCCTATTCAGCTGTTGAAGAATAACAGATTTAGAATCCTGTACCCATTCCATTCTCGGAATATAGTTTTGCACTTCATCACCTGCTATATTCGCCTTTTTTGAAGATTTGGAAGCCAGATCATAAAACCAGATACTGCAACCTGAAGGATTCTCTCCAACTTTAGGATATTCTACAGGAATGGTAAATGAATATAAGCTATCCGTATTATTGATCATCAGGAAATTTTTGGTGCTGCGTGCATCCAGTTTCCAATACGCGATCTTACTTCCATCAGGAGACCATCTGAACCCATCTTGCGTTCCAAATTCTTCCTCATAAGCCCAGTCGAAAGTACCATTAATCATCCGGTCAGTACCATCATTCGTGATCTTGCTGTATTGGTTGTTGGTAAGATCTTCAATGTAGATATTGTGCTTTGATACGTAAGCCACCTTTTTCCCGTCCGGAGAGAACTTTGCAAACATAAGAGAAGATTCCGGTAAACCTTTTCCAAGCTGGGTAAGCTTCTTATTGTTTTTATCAAAAATCCAGTAATCCCCACGGGTATTGTCCCGCCATACTTTTCGGGTATTGGCAAAAAGTAGTAGGCTTTTCCCGTCCGGAGACACATCAAAACTCTGGACTTCCAAAGCCGCTGAACTTCCCGAAGGAATGAGTTCACTGGTATTTAAAAATGTTTGATTTTTCCCCGGATTTAGTACGTTAACGATTTCGATCCCGTTTTTAGTGAATGCATAATAAGCATTGCCATCAGGTGTCCATTGTATCTTTTGTGCCGCCAAAGGAGACAAAGACAGGATACATAACGCAATATTAATTAGTCTTTTAATATCTATCATATAAAGTATTTAATTAAGCTAAATGTTCTTTCTGTAATTTTCAATTTCCTCAACCGTTTTGATCAGCCCGCTTCCTAAAAGTCTGTATCCATCATCTGTGATCAGGAAATCATCTTCAATACGTATTCCCCCAAAATTCCGGTACTCATTTACCTTATCATAATTGATAAATTCAGCATTTTTATTTTCAGCCTGCCAGATATCGATCAGCTCAGGAATCATATAAATACCCGGTTCAACCGTTACTACAAATCCGGATTCCAGAGATTTCCCTAAACGTAAAGATTTAAGCCCGAATGTCTGAGTATCTTTGGGTTCAGCTTCCATATATCCTACATATTGTTCTCCAAGATCTTCCATATCATGAACGTCTAGTCCCATCATATGTCCTAATCCACATTGGAAAAATAGAGTATGGGCATGATTTTTAACGGCCTCCTCAGGGTTTCCTTTCATTAATCCTAAATCAACGAGACCTTCCAC is a window from the Chryseobacterium sp. T16E-39 genome containing:
- a CDS encoding S9 family peptidase, whose amino-acid sequence is MIDIKRLINIALCILSLSPLAAQKIQWTPDGNAYYAFTKNGIEIVNVLNPGKNQTFLNTSELIPSGSSAALEVQSFDVSPDGKSLLLFANTRKVWRDNTRGDYWIFDKNNKKLTQLGKGLPESSLMFAKFSPDGKKVAYVSKHNIYIEDLTNNQYSKITNDGTDRMINGTFDWAYEEEFGTQDGFRWSPDGSKIAYWKLDARSTKNFLMINNTDSLYSFTIPVEYPKVGENPSGCSIWFYDLASKSSKKANIAGDEVQNYIPRMEWVQDSKSVILQQLNRKQNQSKVIVADANSGNSKTIYTETDPAWIDIKSRWNDNDPSGWDWINNGKEFLWLSEKDGWRHIYKIDLNGKETLITKDAFDVIKPEFFDVPNKLIYFLASPKNATQEYLYKVSMNGGKAERITPETYPGTNKYTISPNGKLAMFNNSSVNARSAGMVISLPDHKELVAAKNSSKADPSKAKAEFFQITTEDGVTMDGWVVKPKNFDPNKKYPIVFTVYGEPGAQTVTDSFYTGWNGLYVGDMAQDGYLYVSLENRGTPAPRGREWRKSVYRKIGQLNIRDQAMGAKALFAKWPYIDTSRVAVWGWSGGGSSTLNLLGQYPDIYQTGIAIAPVANQLFYDNIYQERYMGLPQENREDFVNGSPLAYAKNLKGNLLLVHGTGDDNVHYQNTEVYVNELVKYNKQFQLMSYPNRTHSISEGEGTSLHLATLFTKYLKEHCPPGGR